ATGTTGAGCCGCTCAGCAAGGACGGACAGCGAATCAAATTGCAGATGAATGCCGGTTTGATGGTCGATCTGCCGCAATTGGCCGAATCGGGGGCCGAGGGCATTGGCTTGTTCCGCACCGAGTTGCAATTCATGATCGCCTCGACCATGCCCAAGGCCGATGAGCAGGAAGCGCTCTATCGCAATGTGCTGAAACAGGCGAAGGGTCGGCCCGTCACCTTCCGCACGCTGGATATCGGCGGCGATAAGGTCCTGCCCTATTTCCGCAGCCATGAGGAAGAAAATCCGGCTCTCGGCTGGCGCGCCATCCGGCTGTCGCTGGACCGGCCCGGCCTGTTGCGCACCCAGATGCGGGCGCTGTTGAAGGCCGCGACCGGGGGTGAGCTGAAGATGATGCTGCCGATGGTCACGGAAGTGTCGGAAATCCGCGCTGCCCGCGAATTGCTGCAGAAGGAAGTGCAGCATATTTCCAAATTCGGCCATGGCCTGCCAAAGCGGCTGCAATTCGGCGTGATGCTGGAGGTTCCTGCCCTGATGTGGCAACTTGACGAGTTGATGCAGGAAGTGGATTTCGTCTCGGTCGGCTCCAATGACCTGTTCCAGTTTTCCATGGCGGTCGACCGGGGCAATGCCCGGGTGTCCGACCGGTTTGACACTCTGGGCCGGCCTTTCCTGCGCATTCTGCGTGATATTGTCCGTGCTGCCGACCGGCATGATACGCCGGTGACGCTGTGTGGTGAGATGGCGGGAAAGCCGTTGTCATCCATGGCGCTGTTTGCTATCGGCTTCCGTTCGGTGTCGATGTCGCCGACGGCCATCGGTCCGATCAAGGCCATGCTGTTGCAATTGGATATCGGCAGGCTTTCCGCCGAGTTGAACGCGCTTCTGGACGACAACAGGCCAAGTGAGCCGATCCGGGCTTTCCTGACACGGTTTGCCGAACAGAACGGCGTTCCGGTCTGATTTCTGAAGAAAAACAAGAGGTAAAGGGTGGCGAAGCTTCCTGTCGATAAAATGCGCGAGCTTGAGCGCCGGTTTGGCGAAATCGAGGCGCGCATGTCTGCCGGGCCTGCCGCCGACGTCTATGTCAAGCTTGCCTCGGAATATTCCGAGTTGCAGCCGGTGGTCAAAGCCATCCGCGAACTGGGGCTGGCGGAAAAGGAAGTTGCTGATCTGAAGGCGCTGCTGGCCGACAAGTCCACGGACCGCGAGATGCGCGATCTGGCGGAAATGGAGCTGCCGGATGTCGAGGCGCGGCTGGAAGGACTGGAAAAGGAAATCCAGATCCAGCTTCTGCCCAAGGATGCCGCGGACGAGAAAAGTGCGATCCTGGAAATTCGTGCCGGTACGGGTGGGTCCGAAGCCGCGTTGTTTGCCGGTGACTTGTTTCGGATGTATGAGCGTTTCGCGGCGGGCAAGGGCTGGAAAGTCGAGGTCCTGTCTTCCAGTGAAGGCGATGCCGGGGGCTTTAAGGAAATTATCGCCACCGTGACCGGACGCGGGGTATTTTCCAAGCTGAAATTCGAATCCGGTGTTCACCGGGTGCAGCGCGTTCCCGATACGGAGACGCAAGGACGTATCCATACGTCGGCTGCTACCGTGGCGGTTTTGCCCGAGGCGGAAGAGATCGATATCGAGGTTCGGGCTGAAGACATTCGCATCGACACGATGCGCTCTTCCGGGGCAGGCGGCCAGCATGTCAACACCACGGACTCTGCGGTGCGCATTACCCATCTGCCGACCGGCCTGGTGGTGACCAGCTCAGAAAAATCCCAGCACCAGAACCGGGCAAAAGCCATGCAGGTGCTGCGTTCGCGTCTGTTCGACATGGAACGCCAGCGGGCCGACAGCGAACGATCGGCTGATCGCAAGAGCCAGGTTGGCTCCGGTGACCGGTCCGAGCGGATCCGCACCTATAATTTCCCGCAGGGCCGGGTGACCGATCACCGGATCAACCTGACCCTCTACAAGCTCGACCGGATGATGATGGGTGAAATCGATGAAGTGGTCGATGCCCTGATCGCCGATTATCAGGCTGGACAATTGGCGCAACTCGGCGAACACGCATGACAGGCGCACCGGTGACGCTGAAGCAGGCGATCACTGCCGCCCGTCTCCGGTTTGCGCAAGCGTGTATCGCCGATGCGCCAAGCGATGCGCGGACCTTGATCGCCGGTCTTCTTGGACTGACGTCGACCGATCTTATCCTGCAGGACAACCGGGTTTTGAGCGCCGAGGAGACGAGCCTGATCGAGGCGGCAGTCGAGCGACGTCTGTTGTTTGAGCCTGTCCACCGGATTTTGGGACGGCGGGCCTTTTACGGTCTGGAACTGGCCCTGTCGCCAGCGACATTGGAACCGCGACCCGATACGGAAATCCTGATTGAGCGTGTTTTGCCGCATCTTCATGCCATGGTGGCGAAGAATGGCAGCGTCCGCCTGCTGGATATGGGGACGGGCACCGGGGCAATTGCCCTGGCGCTTTTGCAGGAGTGTCCAGGTGCTACAGCATTGGCGACCGATATTTCCGCCGAAGCGCTGGCCATGGCGCGGCAGAACGCCGCAGCCAATACTCTTTCTGACCGGTTCGAGACGCTGCAAAGCCATTGGTACGAGGCGTTATCGGGCCGTTTTGACATCATTCTGTCGAATCCGCCCTATATTGTCAGCGATGTGATTAAAGATCTGGCCCCTGATGTTCGGCTTTATGATCCTGCCGTAGCACTTGACGGTGGCGACGATGGGCTGGATGCTTACCGTGCAATTGCCGCTGGCGCCGCCGGTTTTCTGAAACCGGGCGGTCTGGTTGGGGTGGAAATCGGTTACGATCAGGCGATGGCGGTGACACAACTTTTCGCAAACAATAGCTTCGTTCTTGTGGAAAGCGCAAAGGATCACGGTGATAATGATCGGATTCTGTTGTTTGCTCAGACCGGACCGCAACTATAGTGGTATTCACCAAGGAACTTTCTGCAATGCAAAGAAAGGGCTTGGTTTTCGAAAGGAAGCGGGATAGGTTGCAGACACGCACCGGGCAGCGGGGAATGAACAAAGATTCGTTTGGCTCTGGGTCGACCGCAAACATGCCTCCTTAAGGAGACGGTAGCGGCGCGAATGATCCTGGTGCGTGGATCAAATAATTTACTGCTTGATTCCTTAAGCCGAAGTCGGATTAAGGGCAAAAATTATGCAGAATGTTAACGTGTTACAGTCGACCCTCACGCATTTTATAGAATGCAAGGAGCTGTGATAGTCACCAGCGGCCGTATGTTGCATTGGCGCAGTATGCCCCGCAGCGCGTGGAGCCCCGGTTCGATTGAGCGAACGGGCCGCGTCGCCCTCATATCAGCAAGACAGAAATCAGGTGAGTAATCGATGAGGCCAGGACAGCAAAACAAGCGCAGTCGGGGGCGTAGCAGTGGCGGCAGCAATAATAACAACGGCAACAATTTCAACCGCAAGGGCTCCAACCCGCTGACCCGCACCTATGACAGTTCGGGTCCTGACGTGAAGATCCGCGGCACGGCGCAGCATATCGCTGAAAAATATATGGCGCTGGCGCGCGATTCGCATAGTTCAGGCGACCGGGTCATGGCCGAGAACTATTTGCAGCATGCCGAACATTATAACCGCATCATTGCCGCCGCCCAGGCGCAGATGCAGGAGCGGGTCCATCGCGACGACCGCGATTATAATGACCGCGACGGTTCCGACATGGATGGCGACGAGGGCGATAACGGTCTGGACCGTGGCTACCAGCCGCAGCCTGAGATGCCGGTTCAGCAGCCCCGCATTCAGCAGGAACGGGTTCAGCCAGAGCGCGCCCAGCAGGAGCGTCCAGAGCGCACCGAACGGCAGGACCGTCCAGAACGGGCCGAGCGTCCGGAGCGCCCAGAACGGGCCGAGCGTCCTGATCGCCGCGAGCGCACGCATCAGGACCGCCGGCCACAGCCGATTGCGCAGCCGCAGCCTGAGCTGGACATTGCCGGAAGCGGACCGCAGCCGGTGATTGAGAAGACCCCGGTCGAAGCTGAATTTGCCGCTGAGGAAAGCGCACAGCAGGCCAGCGCGAAGTCGGATCGGCCCCAGACCCGCCGCCGCACGCCTGCTGCCCGTCCGCGCCGTCCGCGCCGCACAGCCGAAGAGATTGCGGCCGAAGCGAATGGTGAGGCGAGTGCCGAAGGCAAGCCACCGGCCAAGGGTCGCGACAAGGCCAATAATGGCGATGCTCCGGCTCTTGCCGATATCGTTTCGGAATAATATCCATCGGTGATTGAACCAGACAGACTCTGGCCAGACAGACTCTGGAATGACTGATGACCAAAATTAGCCCCTTCTCCTTTTCTGGAGCAGGGGCTTTTTTATTTTTTGATGATTTGTTTTCAGTTGTTTGCCTTTCATCAAGCGTGCCTGATTTTTTGTGCGAAGCCACTCTTTAAAGGGCAAAATCGCCTCCCCATATCAGCTTTGACGAATTGAGCGGAATCCCTTTAAAGGATTGAATTCAATCACCGGGCCTGCCGAATGGGGGCCTGATCCTCAAAACCCATGCCGTGCCTTGACGGGCGGCCTGGAGACTGGAGAGCGAAAATGAACGTTGAAAAATATTCCGAACGGGTGCGCGGCTTTTTGCAGTCTGCCCAGACGCATGCGCTGTCGGAAGGCCACCAGCAATTTACCCCTGAACATGTGTTGAAAGTGCTTCTGGATGATGAGCAGGGCATGGCCTCCTCGCTGATCAGCCGCGCGGGCGGCGATCCAAAGGAAGTCAGGATCGCCAATGATGCAGCGCTTGCCAAGCTGCCGAAAGTGTCGGGCGGCAATGGTCAGGTCTATCTTGCCCAGCCCCTGGCCCGGGTGTTTTCCACCGCGGAAGACGCGGCCAAGAAGGCGGGCGACAGTTTCGTTACCGTCGAGCGGCTGCTGCTGGCCCTGGCGGTCGAAACCTCGGCATCCACATCTGCCAGCCTGAAAAAGGGCGGGGTTACGGCTGCGGCGTTGAACCAGGTGATCAATGATGTCCGCAAGGGACGCACCGCCGACACCGCCAATGCCGAACAGGGCTTCGACGCTTTGAAGAAATATGCCCGTGACTTGACGGCAGAGGCACGAGAAGGCCGGCTCGATCCGGTGATCGGTCGCGATGATGAAATTCGCCGCACGATGCAAGTCCTGTCGCGCCGCACCAAGAACAATCCGGTCCTGATCGGTGAACCCGGCGTTGGCAAGACGGCGATTGCCGAAGGCCTGGCTATTCGTATCGTCAACGGCGATGTGCCCGAAAGTCTTAAAGACAAGAAACTGATGGCGCTGGATATGGGCTCCCTGATTGCCGGGGCCAAATATCGCGGTGAATTCGAGGAACGCTTGAAGGCCGTGTTGAACGAAGTTCAGGCCGATAACGGCGAGATCATCCTGTTTATCGACGAAATGCACACGCTGGTCGGCGCGGGCAAGAGCGATGGCGCCATGGATGCGTCCAACTTGCTGAAACCCGCACTGGCGCGTGGCGAATTGCATTGC
The nucleotide sequence above comes from Agrobacterium vitis. Encoded proteins:
- the prmC gene encoding peptide chain release factor N(5)-glutamine methyltransferase, translating into MTGAPVTLKQAITAARLRFAQACIADAPSDARTLIAGLLGLTSTDLILQDNRVLSAEETSLIEAAVERRLLFEPVHRILGRRAFYGLELALSPATLEPRPDTEILIERVLPHLHAMVAKNGSVRLLDMGTGTGAIALALLQECPGATALATDISAEALAMARQNAAANTLSDRFETLQSHWYEALSGRFDIILSNPPYIVSDVIKDLAPDVRLYDPAVALDGGDDGLDAYRAIAAGAAGFLKPGGLVGVEIGYDQAMAVTQLFANNSFVLVESAKDHGDNDRILLFAQTGPQL
- a CDS encoding DUF4167 domain-containing protein → MRPGQQNKRSRGRSSGGSNNNNGNNFNRKGSNPLTRTYDSSGPDVKIRGTAQHIAEKYMALARDSHSSGDRVMAENYLQHAEHYNRIIAAAQAQMQERVHRDDRDYNDRDGSDMDGDEGDNGLDRGYQPQPEMPVQQPRIQQERVQPERAQQERPERTERQDRPERAERPERPERAERPDRRERTHQDRRPQPIAQPQPELDIAGSGPQPVIEKTPVEAEFAAEESAQQASAKSDRPQTRRRTPAARPRRPRRTAEEIAAEANGEASAEGKPPAKGRDKANNGDAPALADIVSE
- the prfA gene encoding peptide chain release factor 1, which gives rise to MAKLPVDKMRELERRFGEIEARMSAGPAADVYVKLASEYSELQPVVKAIRELGLAEKEVADLKALLADKSTDREMRDLAEMELPDVEARLEGLEKEIQIQLLPKDAADEKSAILEIRAGTGGSEAALFAGDLFRMYERFAAGKGWKVEVLSSSEGDAGGFKEIIATVTGRGVFSKLKFESGVHRVQRVPDTETQGRIHTSAATVAVLPEAEEIDIEVRAEDIRIDTMRSSGAGGQHVNTTDSAVRITHLPTGLVVTSSEKSQHQNRAKAMQVLRSRLFDMERQRADSERSADRKSQVGSGDRSERIRTYNFPQGRVTDHRINLTLYKLDRMMMGEIDEVVDALIADYQAGQLAQLGEHA